A section of the Eriocheir sinensis breed Jianghai 21 chromosome 40, ASM2467909v1, whole genome shotgun sequence genome encodes:
- the LOC127009293 gene encoding uncharacterized protein LOC127009293: MGVPLGPAPLFACLLAALLLPRAGWSLEIQQISLDGGAEKFMEVGAKVPYVLNCDFRTPYDDPVKEVMWTRYGKPFYKWMANGNPTVLDANFLGMLDTDPPKDPHNLHFKPPLHYQLGGNYDCYVYTAAASVNASYYLRVIDADSGPYNVSVESLGKIKKEEAEANSTSDGASAQNQYQVSPSDDDSDTDVSFANEDCTLVWSLSTPPIYPRPNVTCGHYSFDHQDVVQRLPAGLTLHKYPNGSWTASFYRTHVQVASLPKNHRLGCSIRIPNTTYKKVVRAPDDLWVESLIDTGGCPGLLDIQEGGVIVDITDGSYTCRGDVLPADRTGRALASLSCPDGHRAMFAENQKGSWNGGLELSCVENDLGWRHYYPDNPTRLGDLVDPTTLPVCVPGVSGAEASAGSVWSLTLAVTLALGWLVRP, encoded by the exons ATGGGAGTCCCCCTCGGCCCCGCCCCCCTCTTCGCGTGTCTGCTGgcggccctcctcctcccccgcgctG GATGGTCATTGGAGATCCAGCAGATATCCCTTGACGGCGGGGCGGAGAAGTTCATGGAGGTGGGCGCAAAGGTGCCTTACGTGCTGAACTGCGACTTCCGAACTCCCTACGACGACCCGGTGAAGGAGGTGATGTGGACGCGGTACGGGAAGCCCTTCTACAAGTGGATGGCCAACGGGAACCCaaccg TGCTGGACGCCAACTTCCTGGGCATGCTGGACACCGACCCCCCCAAGGACCCCCACAACCTGCACTTCAAGCCGCCGCTCCACTACCAACTCGGCGGGAATTACGACTGCTATGTctacaccgccgccgcctccgttaACGCCTCCTACTACCTGCGCGTCATCG ATGCAGATTCGGGGCCGTATAATGTCTCGGTGGAGTCTCTCGGCAAGATCAAGAAGGAAGAAGCCGAAGCCAACAGCACCAGTGACGGCGCCAGCGCACAGAATCAGTATCAGGTCTCCCCG AGTGATGATGACTCCGACACTGACGTGAGTTTCGCGAATGAGGACTGCACGCTGGTCTGGTCCCTGTCCACGCCCCCCATCTACCCGCGGCCCAACGTAACGTGCGGCCACTACTCCTTCGATCACCAGGACGTGGTGCAGCGGCTCCCGGCAGGCCTCACCCTACACAAGTACCCCAACGGCTCCTGGACCGCATCCTTCTACCGCACGCACGTACAG GTTGCAAGTCTCCCCAAGAACCATCGCCTCGGCTGCAGCATCCGCATCCCCAACACCACCTACAAGAAGGTGGTTAGGGCTCCAGACGACCTGTGGGTGGAGAGCCTCA TTGACACCGGTGGCTGCCCAGGCCTCCTCGACATCCAGGAAGGCGGCGTCATTGTGGACATTACAGATGGCTCGTACACTTGTCGGGGGGACGTGCTGCCTGCAGACAGGACAGGACGTGCCCTCGCCTCACTGAG TTGCCCTGACGGCCATAGAGCAATGTTTGCCGAGAACCAAAAGGGCAGTTGGAACGGGGGCTTGGAACTGAGTTGTGTCGAGAACGACCTTGGGTGGCGTCACTACTACCCGGACAACCCCACGCGTCTCGGGGACTTGGTGGACCCCACCACGCTGCCTGTCTGTG TCCCCGGTGTGTCAGGAGCAGAGGCATCAGCTGGAAGTGTCTGGAGCCTCACGCTGGCCGTCACACTGGCACTGGGCTGGCTGGTGCGGCCTTGA